A section of the Ogataea parapolymorpha DL-1 chromosome II, whole genome shotgun sequence genome encodes:
- a CDS encoding Autophagy-related protein 11: protein MNISIIQNNNPLSMMSSVYRQNQSQDTNLPSALTIYNSLTGAKVVASAYQFHNLEALKQFIGLSFNVATENLFLLTPFGIKLKFSMIVHEEISEIYVFDRRYFNVNNIESSGNMDNVNDLLAELNQTDLINMIKPLASPLLSEELSVFVEKLTLVLENTTQIKAVDINLNMLRMLLNSLKRNSGWASALLSDFKKTVAFDECTPEDNDLETILTSLNVLIQYVGLVFKTLEKKFNDSIDALVLLQSNSLADQWRDQYALLKRIPFEFKSASSNVPEKLFLSQLVNESRLEKCAEESRRLNKSMNERLVMLRSKIEADVIKPRQELLQEYNGYMSQYIRPETDATQKTQKIQDCKRILAELEAHVGKLIQSSSSLPSFEELITTASQTSTTLSASSIANIKKLTQLYKYQESELVPNIFQLANNLYDIQINKLNARKELQTKLICSTLINITKIQLNIMRLSTVLNTEVAKNIASIKENELQLSVVSDLPLMFGIFVIANLNNLKFGISLNNIVKKANEIFEMLRFMEARNRAKWLKEFLASSGADKLEFLHLDEEGRERFINENMLTYKLEQVDVIRSKKSPSPVDRPASPVGGQEKHYLTSINRLLHNINGFPTPRPMATELPKQRETNIITNLARNISVKSIVSYINTLRKEGIDPNIVNRLEECLKDFGITYGQNERKAIETEDGEEIVVKGKNVGDLGTFDVNDVNYMRLFKKFIKSFESEGIVININVNQQDFVSNDELIKGYERRIRKLENVLHTRNFQQFNEQWSRHRPVHTLPNPVSRRQSDVSQEPAVHENTILFNENVVLGRKTIDLPPSHYGERIERLEKENERYRGEIEELKKGTDFAELDRLKRELEDLQKADMEKDKRLAALEEENKNLKESNEELTKSNEELTKSNKELANMCAELKSMKSDLLENMTQKESEFGKEAKVNQQEINELKLRIEELEEDESNLVNVNKTLNERLAIKDRLLCQLYELVQGAYGKLNQMSGEIFSNLTRVCLLLESIGLLLIRETPSFDNHPGTLTIKRVKGLRSRKRQIKQASDSTHNGNLQNDTFEDSEHIDNALMEVVSSEVVPEAEQYLHWVDMNVLNYTISSDLGIEDEIVHKKDESSLIDMSLCEESSIEKKVKKLLANYESLNVEQGFQNFLRFNHVDNELVIERVFRRFSDVETLARKLQKDKTQQKQELKTLTAELDGKIAFRNFKVGDLVLFLKTLTPANEELGGGDEQPWAAFNVGCPNYYLKNTKGEGYIELSDRDWLVGRVSKIEPRQVTEQNFHSKTENPFKLAKSVVWYYVEAREVKE from the coding sequence ATGAATATCTCCATCATCCAGAACAACAACCCGCTCTCGATGATGTCGTCTGTTTACCGGCAGAACCAGTCGCAGGACACAAACTTGCCCTCTGCCCTGACGATATACAATTCGCTCACGGGGGCTAAAGTGGTGGCCAGTGCGTACCAGTTCCACAACCTGGAGGCTTTGAAACAGTTCATTGGCCTGTCTTTTAACGTGGCCACAGAAAACCTGTTTTTGCTCACGCCGTTCGGCATCAAGCTCAAGTTCTCCATGATTGTGCACGAAGAAATAAGTGAGATCTACGTCTTTGATAGACGCTACTTCAACGTCAACAACATCGAGTCCTCGGGCAATATGGACAACGTCAACGATCTGCTCGCGGAACTAAACCAAACAGACCTCATCAACATGATCAAACCGCTCGCTTCGCCCTTGCTGTCTGAAGAGCTGTcggtgtttgtggagaaGCTGACGCTGGTTCTTGAGAACACGACACAGATCAAGGCGGTGGATATTAACCTGAACATGCTGCGGATGCTGCTCAACTCGCTCAAACGCAACTCTGGCTGGGCGTCAGCCCTGCTGTCGGATTTCAAAAAAACGGTGGCCTTCGACGAGTGCACGCCCGAGGACAACGACCTCGAGACCATTTTGACGTCGCTGAACGTTCTCATACAGTACGTGGGGCTGGTATTCAAAACGCTTGAGAAGAAGTTCAACGATTCCATCGACGCCctggtgctgctgcagTCCAACAGTCTTGCAGACCAATGGCGGGACCAGTACGCATTACTCAAACGCATACCTTTTGAGTTCAAGAGTGCGTCTTCCAATGTCCCGGAAAAActgtttttgagccagCTGGTGAACGAGTCGCGTCTCGAAAAGTGTGCAGAGGAGTCGCGCAGGCTCAACAAAAGCATGAACGAGAGACTGGTCATGCTTCGCAGCAAAATCGAAGCAGACGTCATCAAGCCCCGCCAGGAGCTTTTACAGGAATATAACGGCTACATGTCGCAGTACATAcggccagaaacagatgccacccagaaaacacagaaaataCAGGATTGCAAACGCATTCTTGCAGAACTAGAAGCGCATGTCGGCAAACTGAtccaatcttcttcttcccTTCCTTCTTTTGAGGAATTAATCACCACAGCAAGCCAGACATCCACGACATTGTCTGCTTCTTCGATTGCaaacatcaaaaagcttACGCAGCTCTATAAATACCAGGAATCGGAGCTTGTGCCCAATATATTTCAGCTTGCCAACAACTTATACGACATAcagatcaacaagctgaatgCCAGAAAAGAGCTACAAACAAAGCTCATTTGCTCTACCTTGATCAACATCAccaagatccagctcaACATCATGAGACTGTCTACGGTCCTAAATACAGAGGTGGCTAAAAACATTGCAtccatcaaggagaacgagctCCAGCTGTCTGTTGTTTCTGACCTGCCGCTTATGTTTGGCATTTTTGTCATAgccaacctcaacaatCTTAAATTCGGCATATCCCTGAACAACATTGTCAAAAAGGCTAACGAGATCTTCGAGATGCTGCGGTTCATGGAAGCACGCAACCGTGCAAAATGGCTCAAAGAATTTTTGGCTAGCAGTGGAGCCGATAAGCTTGAGTTTTTGCacttggacgaggagggcCGTGAGCGTTTTATCAACGAGAACATGCTCACGTATAAACTTGAGCAGGTGGATGTGATTCGTTCGAAAAAATCTCCTTCACCAGTCGACCGCCCTGCGAGTCCGGTAGGCGGCCAGGAAAAACACTATTTGACCTCGATTAACCGGCTGCTGCATAACATCAATGGTTTCCCGACACCGCGTCCAATGGCGACAGAATTGCCGAAACAGAGAGAAACCAACATTATAACGAACCTGGCCAGAAATATCTCAGTCAAGAGCATTGTGTCGTATATCAACACTCTCAGGAAAGAAGGCATTGATCCCAATATTGTGAACAGGTTGGAAGAGTGTCTCAAGGATTTCGGTATCACGTATGGTCAGAACGAGAGAAAAGCCATTGAAACCGAAGACGGCGAGGAGATTGTTGTGAAAGGAAAGAACGTGGGAGATTTGGGCACTTTTGACGTTAACGACGTGAACTACATGCGCCTATTCAAGAAATTCATCAAGAGTTTTGAGTCTGAAGGGATTGTGATCAACATAAATGTGAACCAGCAGGATTTTGTGTCCAACGATGAGCTGATTAAGGGCTATGAACGAAGAATCAGGAAGCTTGAGAATGTTTTACATACACGaaatttccagcagtttAACGAGCAATGGTCTCGTCACAGGCCAGTGCATACGCTCCCAAATCCTGTGAGCAGGCGCCAATCGGATGTGAGCCAAGAGCCTGCTGTGCATGAGAATACTATATTGTTCAACGAGAACGTTGTTTTGGGACGCAAGACAATCGATCTACCTCCGAGCCACTACGGAGAGCGGATTGAGCGTCttgagaaagagaacgagAGGTACAGAGGCGAGATTGAAGAGCTTAAGAAAGGAACtgattttgcagagctcGATCGATTAAAGAGAgagcttgaggatctgCAGAAGGCCGATATGGAGAAAGACAAGCGGCTGGCAGCCTTGGAAGAGGAGAACAAGAACTTGAAAGAGTCGAACGAAGAGCTCACGAAGTCGAACGAGGAGCTCACGAAGTCGaacaaggagctggccAACATGTGCGCGGAGCTGAAGAGCATGAAGTCTGACCTTTTGGAGAACATGACGCAGAAAGAAAGCGAGTTTGGTAAGGAGGCCAAAGTCAACCAGCAGGAAATTAATGAGCTGAAATTGAGGATcgaagagcttgaggaaGATGAGTCTAACCTTGTCAATGTTAACAAGACGCTAAATGAAAGACTGGCGATCAAAGACCGACTTCTTTGCCAGTTGTATGAGCTTGTGCAAGGAGCATACGGCAAGCTGAACCAGATGAGCGGCGAGATTTTCAGCAACCTGACAAGGGTATGTCTTTTGCTGGAATCTATAGGACTGTTGTTGATTCGCGAGACGCCCTCATTTGACAACCATCCTGGAACGCTGACCATCAAGCGTGTTAAGGGCCTACGCAGTCGCAAGAGACAAATCAAGCAGGCTAGCGACTCAACGCACAACGGCAATTTGCAAAACGACACGTTTGAGGACTCTGAGCATATCGATAACGCGCTGATGGAGGTTGTTTCGAGCGAGGTTGTGCCGGAAGCAGAGCAGTATCTCCATTGGGTTGACATGAACGTGCTGAATTACACGATTTCGTCGGATCTGGGcatcgaggacgagattgTACACAAGAAAGACGAGAGCTCACTAATCGACATGAGTCTGTGCGAGGAGAGCTCGATCGAGAAGAAGGTGAAGAAGCTGTTGGCCAATTACGAGAGCCTCAACGTGGAGCAAGGGTTCCAGAACTTTTTGCGGTTCAACCATGTTGACAACGAGCTTGTGATTGAACGGGTGTTCCGGCGGTTCAGCGACGTGGAGACGCTGGCGAGaaagttgcaaaaagaCAAGAcacagcagaaacaggagctcaagacgcTCACTGCCGAGCTGGACGGCAAGATTGCGTTCCGGAACTTCAAAGTTGGCGATCTGGttctgtttttgaagaCGCTTACTCCggccaacgaggagctcgGCGGCGGCGACGAGCAGCCTTGGGCCGCGTTCAACGTGGGGTGTCCGAACTATTACCTCAAGAACACCAAGGGCGAGGGCTACATCGAGCTGAGCGACCGGGACTGGCTGGTGGGCCGGGTGTCGAAAATTGAGCCGCGACAGGTCACCGAGCAGAATTTCCACAGCAAGACGGAAAACCCGTTcaagctggccaagtcGGTGGTGTGGTATTATGTTGAGGCACGTGAGGTGAAGGAATGA
- a CDS encoding Iron-sulfur protein IND1 — translation MGLPKTGPRVSSQRSLENVKHIVFVSAGKGGVGKSSVTANLAVALRNRDLNVGILDSDIFGPNIPKLMGLRGEPRISANKKLIPLMNHGIQTMSMGYLVPEKAAVVWRGLMVQKALQQLLFDVEWRNLDVLLVDTPPGTGDVQITLGQQLKIDGAVIVTTSQDLALSDVRRGLTMFEKISIPILGIVENMSVFTCPKCHHEEHIFGESEELKSLQQQGVALLGRIPLSREMCGSVLPATDRHSQTGAVFEAIATEVLKKIS, via the coding sequence GGCCTCCCCAAGACGGGTCCCCGCGTCTCGTCGCAGCGGTCCCTAGAAAACGTCAAACACATAGTTTTTGTTTCCGCTGGTAAAGGTGGCGTAGGCAAGTCGAGTGTGACTGCCAATCTTGCTGTTGCGCTTCGAAATCGCGACCTGAACGTGGGAATTCTCGATTCCGACATATTCGGGCCCAACATCCCCAAACTGATGGGTCTGCGCGGCGAGCCACGGATCAGCGCCAACAAAAAGCTCATCCCGCTGATGAACCACGGGATCCAGACCATGTCTATGGGGTATCTTGTTCCCGAGAAAGCGGCAGTCGTCTGGAGAGGCCTGATGGTGCAAAAAGcgctccagcagctgctttTCGACGTGGAGTGGCGCAACCTGGACGTTCTGCTGGTCGACACGCCGCCGGGGACTGGTGACGTGCAAATCACGCTGGGCCAACAGCTGAAAATCGATGGGGCCGTGATTGTAACCACGAGCCAGGACCTGGCGCTCAGCGACGTGAGACGCGGACTCACGatgtttgagaaaatcagTATCCCGATTCTGGGCATTGTCGAAAACATGAGCGTGTTCACGTGCCCAAAATGCCACCACGAGGAGCACATTTTCGGTGAAAGCGAGGAACTCAAGagtctccagcagcagggaGTGGCTCTTCTGGGCCGCATCCCGCTCTCAAGAGAGATGTGCGGCTCTGTGCTACCCGCCACAGACAGACACAGCCAGACAGGTGCTGTTTTCGAAGCGATCGCCAccgaggtgctgaaaaaaatatcctAG
- a CDS encoding peptide alpha-N-acetyltransferase: protein MSEIEYEPLSLDVDRLGRETIDAHIEQVRRLVDEHLSEPYSIYVYRFFLNNWPNLTVMAKHKGRVIGCIISKVEPHKHARIRGYIGMLAVDNEYRGRGIAKELISQSVDSMIETYHCDEIILETEVVNKAALRLYENFGFLRVKRLFRYYLNKHDAFRLILPVTEKSSVRSTFLPPLENAPESKY from the coding sequence atgTCCGAGATAGAGTATGAGCCACTCAGTCTGGATGTGGACAGATTGGGGCGCgagacgatcgacgcgcaCATAGAGCAGGTCAGACGGCTGGTGGACGAACATCTGAGCGAGCCGTACTCGATCTACGTGTACAGgtttttcctcaacaaCTGGCCCAATTTGACGGTCATGGCCAAGCACAAGGGCAGGGTCATTGGATGTATCATATCAAAAGTGGAGCCGCACAAACACGCCAGGATACGTGGGTATATTGGGATGTTGGCTGTGGACAACGAGTATCGTGGCCGCGGAAtcgccaaggagctgatcTCGCAGAGCGTGGACTCGATGATCGAAACCTATCATTGCGACGAGATCATTTTGGAGACGGAGGTGGTGAACAAAGCTGCGCTGCGGCTGTACGAGAACTTTGGGTTTCTACGCGTGAAACGGCTGTTCCGGTACTATCTAAACAAGCACGACGCGTTCCGGTTAATACTGCCTGTGACAGAGAAGAGCAGCGTGCGATCGACGTTTCTGCCACCGCTGGAGAACGCGCCAGAGTCCAAATACTAA
- a CDS encoding VPS24 involved in secretion, with the protein MDFIKKAIWGPDPKEQYRRCQSALRKNKRQIERQLQDLNAVEKKTKTLIRAAVKKDDMKTAKMYAREYKNVAKTIQRVTVSKVTLDSIGMKLAEQQQMIKLKGSMQKSTEIMKDMNQLVRLPQIGHTVHELSRELMKSGVIDEMMDDMLETTDVYEDEEDEDVDEVLRNILDEKPKTEVQMPEVVRPEEPEPEEVDDELLENMRERLSALQ; encoded by the coding sequence ATGGATTTTATTAAAAAGGCCATCTGGGGGCCTGACCCCAAGGAGCAGTACCGCCGGTGCCAGAGCGCGCTGCGCAAAAACAAGCGGCAGATCGAGCGGCAGCTGCAGGACCTCAACGCCGTCGAGAAAAAGACAAAGACGCTCATCAGAGCGGCCGTCAAGAAGGACGACATGAAAACAGCCAAAATGTACGCTCGCGAGTACAAAAACGTCGCCAAAACCATCCAGCGCGTTACGGTCTCGAAAGTCACGCTGGACTCGATTGGCATGAAGCTTGccgagcagcagcagatgatCAAGCTCAAGGGCTCGATGCAGAAGTCGACAGAGATCATGAAGGAcatgaaccagctggtccGGCTGCCCCAGATCGGCCACACCGTTCATGAGCTCAGCAGAGAGCTCATGAAGAGCGGAgtgatcgacgagatgaTGGACGATATGCTGGAAACGACAGACGTCTATGAGGAtgaggaggacgaggacgtcGATGAGGTGCTCAGAAACATTCTGGACGAAAAACCCAAGACAGAGGTCCAGATGCCGGAGGTGGTGCGGCCCGAGGAGCCGGAACCGGAGGAggtcgacgacgagctgctggagaacaTGCGCGAGCGGCTCAGCGCACTACAGTAG
- a CDS encoding Proliferating cell nuclear antigen: MLEGKFEEASLLKKVIESIKDSVKLCNFNCSQSKGITVQAIDDSRVLLIALKIDSGSFQEFRCDRDLVLGLDLESLSKILKQGNNEDYLTIIAEDSPDSLLVVFEDKKKDRISEFSLKLMDIDSDVLTIDDMEHDCSITMPAYEFAKIARDMKTLSESLQIIITKDSVKFNAEGQIGSGSIILKPHTDMEKPDESIKIELNQPVVLTFGAKYLNDIVKATALSSTVTIKLTDKAPALFEYRLPSGYLRYYLAPKFDDED; the protein is encoded by the exons ATGTTGGAAGGAAAATTCGAAGAGGCctcgttgctgaaaaaa GTGATCGAATCCATCAAGGACTCCGTCAAACTCTGTAACTTCAACTGCTCCCAGAGCAAGGGCATCACGGTCCAGGCGATCGACGACTCGAGAGTGCTGCTGATCGCgctcaagatcgactcggGCTCTTTCCAGGAGTTCCGCTGCGACAGAGACCTTGTCCTGGGTCTGGACCTGGAGTCGCTGTCCAAAATCCTCAAACAGGGCAATAATGAGGACTACCTCACCATCATTGCCGAGGACTCACCAgactcgctgctggtggtgtttgAGGACAAAAAGAAGGACAGAATCTCCGAGTTCTCGCTCAAGCTCATGGACATCGACTCCGACGTGCTCACCATCGACGACATGGAGCACGACTGCTCGATCACGATGCCTGCCTacgagtttgccaagatcgCCAGAGACATGAAGACGCTGAGCGAATCGCTGCAAATCATAATCACCAAGGACTCGGTCAAGTTCAACGCAGAGGGCCAGATCGGCTCTGGGTCGATTATTCTGAAGCCCCACACAGATATGGAAAAGCCAGACGAAAGCATCAAGATTGAGCTCAACCAGCCGGTTGTCCTCACGTTTGGCGCCAAGTACCTCAACGACATCGTCAAGGCCACGGCGCTGTCGTCTACCGTCACCATCAAGCTCACAGACAAGGCTCCAGCCCTGTTTGAGTATAGATTGCCGAGCGGATACCTGAGATACTACTTGGCTCCAAagttcgacgacgaggattGA